From a single Nicotiana tomentosiformis chromosome 2, ASM39032v3, whole genome shotgun sequence genomic region:
- the LOC104095551 gene encoding alpha-dioxygenase PIOX, translating into MSLVMDSLKNLLLSPLRGFIHKDFHDIFERMTLLSKLLFLIVHLVDKLNLWHRLPVLLGLLYLGARRHLHQEYNLINVGKTPVGVRSNPADHPYRTADGKYNDPFNEGAGSELSFFGRNMLPVDQHNQLKKPDPMVVATKLLARRNFVDTGKQFNMIAASWIQFMIHDWIDHLEDTKQIELKAAEEVASQCPLKSFKFFKTKEIPTGFYEIKTGHLNTRTPWWDGSAIYGSNAEVLKKVRTFKDGKLKLSADGLLEIDKNGKIISGDVRNTWAGLSALQALFVQEHNSVCDALKQEYPELEEEDLYRHARLVTSAVIAKVHTIDWTVELLKTDTLLAGMRANWYGLLGKKFKDTFGHVGGSILGGFVGMKKPENYGVPYSLTEEFTSVYRMHQLLPDKLQLRNIDATPGPNKSLPLTNEIPLEDLIGGKGEENLSKIGFTKQMVSMGHQACGALELWNYPMWMRDLIPQDVDGTDRPDHIDLAALEIYRDRERSVARYNEFRRGMLQIPISKWEDLTDDEEVINTLGEVYGDDVEELDLMVGMAAEKKIKGFAISETAFFIFLVMASRRLEADRFFTSNYNEETYTKKGLEWVNTTESLKDVLDRHYPEITEKWMNSSSAFSVWDSTPQPHNPIPLYFRVPPQ; encoded by the exons ATGTCTTTGGTTATGGATTCCCTCAAGAATCTCTTGCTCTCCCCTCTTCGTGGTTTCATCCACAAAGATTTCCATGATATCTTTGAGAGAATGACTCTCTTGAGCAAGCTTTTGTTTCTG ATTGTTCATTTGGTTGATAAGCTGAATCTGTGGCACCGTCTACCAGTGTTGTTGGGGCTGCTTTATCTTGGAGCGCGGCGGCATCTGCATCAGGAATATAATTTGATCAACGTCGGAAAAACACCTGTCGGCGTCCGATCAAATCCGGCCGATCACCCTTATCGAACTGCTGACGGTAAATACAACGACCCCTTTAATGAAGGTGCAGGCAGTGAACTTTCATTTTTTGGGAGGAATATGCTACCTGTTGATCAGCATAATCAG TTAAAGAAGCCAGACCCAATGGTAGTAGCAACGAAGCTGCTAGCTAGGAGAAATTTTGTGGACACAGGAAAACAATTTAACATGATCGCTGCTTCTTGGATACAGTTTATGATTCATGATTGGATCGATCATTTGGAAGACACTAAGCAG ATTGAGCTTAAGGCAGCTGAAGAAGTTGCAAGTCAATGCCCACTAAAGTCCTTTAAGTTTTTCAAGACGAAGGAAATTCCTACGGGCTTTTATGAAATCAAGACCGGTCATTTGAACACGCGTACTCCCTGGTG GGATGGAAGTGCTATATATGGGAGCAATGCAGAAGTTTTAAAGAAAGTGAGAACATTTAAAGATGGGAAGCTGAAACTATCAGCAGATGGGCTACTCGAAATAGACAAAAATGGGAAAATCATATCTGGTGATGTTCGCAACACTTGGGCTGGACTTTCAGCACTACAGGCTCTCTTTGTTCAAGAGCATAATTCTGTTTGTGACGCCTTGAAG CAAGAATATCCAGAATTGGAGGAGGAAGACTTGTATCGTCATGCAAGGCTGGTCACTTCTGCTGTCATTGCAAAAGTTCATACCATAGATTGGACTGTTGAGCTTCTCAAAACTGATACCCTTCTTGCCGGAATGCGTGCCAATTG GTATGGATTACTAGGGAAGAAGTTTAAGGATACATTTGGGCACGTTGGAGGTTCTATTTTGGGTGGTTTTGTAGGAATGAAAAAACCTGAGAATTATGGAGTGCCCTACTCCTTGACTGAGGAATTTACGAGTGTTTATAGGATGCATCAACTTCTACCTGATAAGCTGCAGCTGAGGAATATTGATGCAACACCTGGACCAAACAAATCTCTCCCTTTGACTAATGA GATTCCCTTGGAAGATTTAATTGGGGGCAAAGGAGAGGAAAATTTATCAAAAATCGGTTTCACTAAGCAAATGGTATCAATGGGTCACCAAGCCTGTGGAGCTCTTGAGCTTTGGAATTATCCAATGTGGATGAGGGATCTTATTCCTCAAGATGTCGATGGAACTGATAGGCCAGATCATATTGACCTTGCAGCCCTTGAAA TTTATAGGGACAGAGAAAGAAGTGTTGCTAGGTACAATGAATTTCGCAGAGGAATGCTGCAAATTCCCATCTCCAAATGGGAAGATTTGACGGATGATGAAGAAGTCATTAATACACTTGGTGAAGTATACGGTGATGATGTAGAAGAATTAGATCTGATGGTTGGAATGGCTGCGGAGAAAAAGATTAAGGGCTTTGCCATTTCGGAGACTGCCTTTTTCATATTCCTCGTCATGGCATCAAG GAGGCTAGAGGCAGACAGATTTTTCACCAGCAATTACAACGAGGAGACATATACAAAGAAAGGATTGGAATGGGTGAATACAACTGAAAGCTTGAAAGATGTATTAGATCGACATTACCCTGAAATAACTGAGAAATGGATGAACTCAAGTAGCGCATTCTCTGTTTGGGACTCTACTCCACAACCTCACAATCCTATTCCACTCTACTTTCGCGTTCCTCCGCAGTAA